Proteins from one Dysgonomonas sp. HDW5A genomic window:
- a CDS encoding ABC-F family ATP-binding cassette domain-containing protein, which translates to MITVSNLGIQFGKRVLFQDVNLKFTPGNCYGIIGANGAGKSTFLKILSGEKDATHGSFSLAPNERMSVLSQDHFAYDDQTVMDTVLQGHSILSEIMKEKDALYAKEDFTDADGIRASELEERFAELEGWNAENDVASLLSGLGIKDEFHQQMMRDMSGKQKVRILLARALFGNPDNLLLDEPTNDLDIETVMWLEQYLSNFENTVLVVSHDRHFLDSVCTHTVDIDFGKINMYAGNYSFWYESSQLASRQQAQQNKKAEEKKKELEEFIRRFSANVAKSKQTTSRKKMIEKLNIEEIKPSSRKYPGIIFTPDREPGNKILEVSGLSKSIEGVKLFDNINLNVEKGDHVVFLSKDPRAMTSFFEIINGYETPDAGTFEWGQTITEAYLPLDNSEYFKIDQNLVDWLAQFSDDTSEIYLKGFLGRMLFSGEEVLKSAKVLSGGEKMRCMIARMMMKNANCLVLDSPTNHLDLESIQAFNNTLKQFKGNVLMSSHDHEFIQTVCNRIIELTPNGAIDKRMDYDDYIVSPEIKALREKMYN; encoded by the coding sequence ATGATTACAGTTTCTAATTTAGGAATCCAGTTTGGTAAGAGAGTTTTGTTTCAGGATGTGAACTTAAAGTTTACTCCGGGCAATTGTTATGGTATCATTGGAGCCAATGGTGCAGGTAAATCTACTTTCCTGAAAATTTTGAGTGGCGAAAAGGATGCGACTCACGGGTCTTTTTCTTTAGCTCCAAACGAGCGTATGTCGGTTTTGTCTCAGGATCACTTTGCTTATGATGATCAGACAGTAATGGATACAGTTTTGCAAGGGCATAGTATTCTTTCGGAAATAATGAAAGAAAAAGATGCGTTGTATGCAAAAGAAGATTTCACGGATGCTGATGGTATCAGGGCATCGGAGTTGGAAGAGCGATTTGCTGAACTTGAAGGCTGGAATGCAGAAAATGATGTTGCCAGCTTATTGAGTGGTTTAGGTATCAAAGATGAATTTCATCAGCAGATGATGAGGGATATGAGTGGTAAACAGAAAGTAAGAATCTTACTTGCTCGTGCACTATTCGGAAATCCTGATAATCTACTGTTGGATGAGCCTACTAATGATCTGGATATTGAAACCGTAATGTGGTTGGAGCAATATTTGTCGAATTTCGAAAATACAGTGTTGGTAGTATCTCACGACCGTCACTTTTTAGATTCAGTGTGTACACATACAGTTGATATTGACTTCGGCAAGATTAATATGTATGCAGGTAACTATAGTTTCTGGTACGAATCGAGCCAATTAGCTTCACGTCAACAAGCTCAACAAAACAAGAAAGCCGAAGAGAAAAAGAAAGAGTTGGAAGAGTTTATCCGTCGATTTAGTGCGAACGTTGCTAAGTCGAAACAAACTACCAGCCGTAAGAAAATGATCGAAAAGCTTAATATCGAAGAGATTAAGCCATCATCCCGTAAATATCCGGGAATTATATTTACTCCTGATCGTGAACCCGGAAATAAAATTTTGGAAGTTAGCGGTCTTAGTAAATCTATTGAAGGGGTAAAACTTTTCGACAATATTAATTTAAATGTAGAGAAAGGCGACCATGTGGTGTTTTTATCGAAAGACCCTAGAGCGATGACTTCTTTCTTTGAAATTATCAATGGATACGAAACACCTGATGCGGGAACTTTCGAATGGGGACAAACCATAACTGAGGCTTATTTGCCATTGGATAATTCCGAATATTTCAAAATAGATCAAAATCTTGTAGATTGGCTGGCTCAGTTTTCGGATGATACAAGTGAAATATATTTGAAAGGATTTTTAGGTAGAATGCTATTTTCAGGCGAAGAAGTTCTGAAAAGTGCGAAGGTGTTATCGGGAGGAGAAAAGATGCGTTGTATGATAGCTCGTATGATGATGAAAAATGCGAATTGTCTTGTGCTTGATTCTCCAACAAATCACCTAGACCTCGAATCTATTCAGGCTTTCAATAATACGTTGAAGCAGTTCAAGGGAAATGTATTGATGTCTTCTCATGACCACGAATTCATACAAACCGTATGTAACCGTATTATAGAGCTTACTCCTAACGGAGCCATCGATAAACGTATGGATTATGATGATTATATAGTTTCTCCTGAAATAAAAGCTTTGAGAGAAAAAATGTATAATTGA
- a CDS encoding TspO/MBR family protein, producing MKKKLQIIIPILVCFLVGFLGSRFQEYAIANWYPYLNKPDLTPPNIVFPIAWSILYLCMGLSIGLVLNTNSRKKKYLLKIFLLQLFLNFTWSISFFYFQSPLAGLVNIVLLEVVMIYYALSVYPVRRISSLLFVPYILWVSFASYLNFYILLYN from the coding sequence ATGAAAAAAAAACTACAGATTATTATTCCTATTTTAGTTTGTTTCTTAGTGGGTTTTCTGGGTAGCCGTTTTCAAGAATATGCTATCGCTAATTGGTATCCTTATCTTAATAAGCCCGATTTAACACCTCCTAATATTGTATTTCCTATTGCGTGGAGTATTTTGTATTTATGTATGGGATTGTCTATCGGTTTGGTTTTAAATACAAATAGCCGAAAGAAAAAGTATCTTCTGAAAATATTCCTGTTGCAATTGTTCTTAAACTTCACATGGAGTATTTCATTTTTTTACTTTCAGAGTCCTCTAGCAGGTTTGGTTAATATTGTATTGCTCGAAGTAGTTATGATTTATTATGCCCTGAGTGTATATCCTGTTCGGAGAATAAGTTCGCTGCTATTTGTTCCTTATATATTGTGGGTGAGTTTTGCCTCCTATCTTAATTTTTATATTCTCTTGTATAATTGA
- a CDS encoding TIGR01777 family oxidoreductase: MKIFITGGTGLVGSHLISRLLQEDHTITVLSRNIEKAQAILGNNLEFCDSLEKLTSLDEYDAVINLAGEPIAGKRWTELQKQRLCQSRWQITKKLTQLIKSGENPPQIFISGSAIGYYGNKEDVIITEDTEPHEEFTNKLCKAWEAFAMEAESSKTRVCLLRTGIVLSSKGGMLAKILPIFKLGLGGTMGSGKQYISWIHIEDMVGIINFLLTAPHIKGAVNMTSPSPVTNKEFSKTLAKVLKRPCIFNVPSVIISLFMGEASTLLLDGQCAIPKKLELNKYQFRYKDIQSALVNILR; encoded by the coding sequence ATGAAAATATTTATTACCGGAGGAACTGGATTAGTAGGAAGTCATCTTATATCACGACTTTTGCAAGAAGATCATACTATTACAGTATTAAGCCGAAATATAGAAAAAGCTCAGGCGATATTGGGTAACAATCTTGAATTTTGTGATTCGCTGGAAAAATTAACTTCGTTAGATGAATACGATGCTGTTATTAATCTTGCAGGAGAACCAATAGCAGGGAAGCGATGGACTGAATTACAGAAACAGAGACTTTGCCAAAGCCGATGGCAAATAACAAAGAAACTCACACAGCTTATTAAATCAGGAGAGAACCCTCCTCAAATATTCATATCAGGATCTGCCATAGGATATTACGGAAACAAAGAGGACGTAATAATAACTGAAGATACAGAACCTCATGAGGAGTTTACTAATAAACTATGTAAAGCATGGGAAGCTTTCGCCATGGAAGCCGAAAGCTCAAAAACACGTGTGTGCTTATTAAGAACAGGTATCGTCTTATCATCTAAAGGAGGTATGTTAGCCAAAATATTGCCTATTTTTAAGCTTGGCTTAGGTGGAACGATGGGCAGTGGGAAACAATATATTTCGTGGATACATATAGAAGACATGGTAGGTATTATAAACTTCCTCTTAACAGCACCTCATATTAAGGGTGCCGTAAACATGACCTCCCCCAGCCCTGTCACCAATAAAGAGTTTTCTAAAACATTAGCTAAAGTTTTAAAACGCCCTTGCATATTTAATGTTCCATCTGTAATTATTTCTCTATTTATGGGCGAAGCATCTACTCTTCTTCTTGATGGGCAATGTGCAATTCCCAAGAAACTGGAATTAAACAAATACCAATTCAGATATAAAGACATACAAAGTGCTCTGGTAAATATACTCCGATAA
- the purD gene encoding phosphoribosylamine--glycine ligase, translating into MNILLLGSGGREHALAWKILQSPKINTLYVAPGNAGIGQIAKILDISPLDFTAVKAQVIDKKIDMVVIGPEDPLVKGIYDFFINDKEIQHIPVIGPSQLGAELEGSKDFAKRFMMRHNIPTAQYKSFTNKNIDEAYQFLEELKAPYVLKADGLAAGKGVLIINDLNEAKAELKAMLGGMFGAASNTVVIEEFLSGIECSVFVLTDGKSYKILPVAKDYKRIGEGDTGLNTGGMGAVSPVSFADDIFMKKVEERIVKPTVTGLQKDNIVYKGFIFIGLIEVGGEPMVIEYNVRMGDPETEVVMLRIKSDLVDLLEGVATESLDKKNLEIDNRYATTVMLVSGGYPGDYEKGKVISGLDSVSDSIVFHAGTIEDKNTITTNGGRVLAVSSYGNSKEEALNKSFANAEKICFDGKYYRKDIGFDLK; encoded by the coding sequence ATGAATATTTTATTATTGGGGAGCGGAGGAAGAGAACATGCTTTAGCTTGGAAAATATTACAAAGCCCTAAAATCAACACCCTTTATGTTGCACCCGGAAATGCGGGAATCGGCCAAATTGCTAAAATTTTAGACATCTCACCTCTCGATTTTACCGCAGTAAAAGCACAGGTTATTGATAAAAAGATAGATATGGTAGTAATAGGACCCGAAGATCCGTTAGTAAAAGGCATCTATGACTTCTTTATTAATGACAAAGAGATTCAACATATCCCTGTCATTGGGCCTTCCCAACTGGGAGCTGAGCTTGAAGGTAGCAAAGATTTTGCGAAGCGTTTCATGATGCGTCACAACATACCCACTGCACAATACAAAAGCTTTACCAATAAAAATATCGACGAGGCATACCAGTTTTTAGAAGAACTTAAAGCACCGTATGTCCTTAAAGCCGACGGTCTTGCTGCAGGTAAAGGAGTACTTATTATAAATGATCTGAATGAAGCCAAAGCTGAACTCAAAGCCATGCTTGGAGGAATGTTTGGAGCTGCAAGCAATACAGTTGTGATCGAAGAATTCCTTTCCGGAATAGAATGTTCCGTATTTGTCTTAACCGATGGTAAATCTTACAAAATATTACCGGTCGCTAAAGATTACAAACGTATCGGAGAAGGAGATACCGGTCTCAACACCGGAGGTATGGGTGCAGTTTCGCCTGTATCTTTTGCCGATGATATCTTTATGAAAAAGGTAGAGGAAAGAATAGTAAAACCAACAGTCACAGGTTTACAAAAAGACAATATAGTATATAAGGGTTTTATTTTTATCGGTCTAATTGAAGTCGGAGGCGAACCCATGGTTATTGAATACAATGTCCGTATGGGAGATCCCGAGACAGAAGTGGTAATGCTGCGGATAAAATCAGACTTGGTTGATCTACTGGAAGGTGTTGCCACCGAATCATTAGACAAGAAAAATCTGGAGATAGATAATCGCTATGCCACAACTGTTATGCTTGTATCGGGGGGATATCCCGGCGATTATGAAAAAGGAAAAGTTATTTCAGGCTTAGACTCCGTTAGTGACAGCATCGTGTTTCATGCAGGAACAATTGAAGATAAAAATACCATTACAACTAATGGGGGACGAGTACTTGCTGTTAGTTCGTATGGAAACAGTAAAGAAGAAGCCCTAAATAAATCATTCGCAAATGCAGAAAAGATATGTTTTGATGGCAAATATTACAGAAAAGATATAGGTTTCGACTTAAAATAA
- a CDS encoding PDZ domain-containing protein gives MKKISLVLFLISTIILGASAQSKGRLCDFGITFEISNNSSWGYGEPVVLSVEPFSPAAKAGVKVDDIIMEVNGAATYLRNYPTIASWLFDATSSDIKLTIRNVDTYFKEYEIQRDCKSVNALSEFHLADAYAFYSLEDTNDRAFSLPVKVDPNTNVDFADYRTFDFLKEDSSVPDVDYYINSQIEKALIERGLVRSTQDPDIIVQTYYTFQPNLKYNASVNSKNSYSWRYDSETQEMVKLPILSADDVNAESKGQYILELGIRFFDKKYINKDKMTQIWDCRSREFLTEDYDIQEYARIHASLLMMQYPYSTAKTTAKYLVSKKGFNYTGLNFDSKDIASITDVDAGSPAALAGIRPGDRIVKIGKIKFDYSSDDLEKAYRRFIVESMPLRNPKTRFIDANGFPDCMYWSINRYPEVAELFKKEAIYAPCFSYLYAFNKYVSGPNPPKVLDIEVKSQGQKKLVKVTPQVQQSVVIKAL, from the coding sequence ATGAAGAAAATTAGTCTAGTCTTGTTTTTAATTTCTACCATAATATTGGGGGCAAGTGCTCAGTCGAAAGGTAGATTGTGTGATTTTGGTATCACATTCGAAATTAGCAATAATTCAAGTTGGGGATACGGTGAGCCGGTTGTGCTTTCTGTGGAGCCATTTTCTCCGGCAGCAAAAGCGGGAGTGAAAGTTGACGATATTATTATGGAAGTAAATGGGGCTGCTACCTATTTGAGAAACTATCCTACTATAGCATCATGGCTCTTTGATGCTACATCATCTGATATAAAATTGACAATCAGAAATGTTGATACCTATTTTAAGGAATATGAAATACAGCGTGATTGTAAAAGTGTAAATGCACTGAGTGAATTTCACTTGGCTGATGCTTATGCATTCTATAGCTTGGAAGATACAAATGATCGAGCATTCTCGTTGCCGGTTAAAGTAGATCCAAATACAAATGTCGACTTTGCCGATTATCGTACATTCGACTTCTTAAAAGAAGATAGTTCAGTTCCGGATGTTGATTATTATATCAATAGTCAAATAGAAAAAGCCTTAATCGAAAGAGGGTTGGTTAGAAGTACTCAAGATCCTGATATTATAGTTCAAACTTACTATACTTTTCAGCCTAACTTAAAATACAATGCTTCTGTTAATAGTAAAAACTCATATTCGTGGAGATATGACAGCGAGACTCAGGAAATGGTTAAACTGCCTATCTTATCTGCCGATGATGTTAATGCAGAATCTAAAGGACAATATATACTTGAGCTTGGAATCCGTTTTTTTGATAAGAAATATATCAATAAAGATAAAATGACTCAAATTTGGGATTGTCGTTCCAGAGAGTTTTTGACTGAAGATTACGATATTCAGGAATATGCAAGAATACATGCTTCTTTGCTGATGATGCAGTATCCATACTCAACGGCTAAAACTACGGCAAAATATTTGGTGAGTAAAAAAGGATTTAACTATACAGGTCTAAATTTCGACTCTAAAGATATTGCAAGTATAACAGATGTAGATGCCGGTTCTCCTGCTGCTTTGGCTGGTATTCGTCCGGGTGATCGTATCGTAAAGATTGGAAAGATTAAGTTCGATTATTCGAGTGATGATTTAGAGAAAGCATACAGACGATTTATTGTTGAATCTATGCCTTTGAGAAATCCCAAAACGCGCTTTATTGATGCCAATGGTTTTCCTGACTGTATGTATTGGAGTATAAACAGATATCCGGAAGTAGCAGAATTATTTAAGAAAGAAGCTATATATGCGCCATGTTTTAGCTATCTTTACGCTTTCAATAAATATGTATCAGGACCTAATCCTCCAAAAGTACTAGATATTGAGGTGAAGAGCCAAGGACAGAAGAAGCTTGTAAAAGTGACTCCTCAGGTTCAACAATCAGTTGTCATAAAGGCACTTTAA
- a CDS encoding dicarboxylate/amino acid:cation symporter, with translation MAVSTEKKSNNNLLFYYILIALILGIIAGQSVHSFCSLKTIALVSENIKLLGTIFIRLIQMIVAPLVFCTIIVGISKMGDMKMVGRVGGKAMLWFISASLVSLMIGLIWINLLKPGTTSTLDLSNTASASDLIANSHQLTLAEFVNHVIPKSLFEALANNEILQILVFAVIFGVALASFAEKGTSITKALDIVTHVILKIVSYIMWVAPIAVFGTITAAVSSHGLSVFKLYANFLAAFAIGMVSLWIVLILVGYIILGNRVFALIKTIKSPLLIAFSTTSSEAVFPKLVDELEKFGCNPKIVSFILPLGYSFNLDGSMMYMTFASIFIAQLYGVEMSLSTQLIMLLVLMLTSKGIAGVPRASLIIIVATCSMFGIPPEGVALLIPIDHFCDMARSMTNVLGNALATTVVSKWEKNADA, from the coding sequence ATGGCAGTATCTACAGAAAAGAAGTCAAATAACAATCTCCTGTTTTATTATATCCTGATAGCTTTAATACTCGGAATAATAGCCGGACAATCAGTCCACAGCTTTTGCTCTTTAAAAACTATCGCTTTAGTATCCGAAAACATAAAACTTCTGGGGACAATATTTATCCGTCTTATTCAAATGATTGTTGCGCCACTTGTTTTTTGTACTATCATTGTGGGCATCTCCAAAATGGGAGATATGAAAATGGTTGGTCGTGTAGGCGGAAAAGCCATGCTTTGGTTTATATCTGCTTCCTTGGTATCTCTGATGATTGGTCTTATCTGGATAAACTTATTAAAGCCGGGAACTACATCCACTCTTGATTTAAGCAATACGGCAAGTGCTTCAGATCTTATTGCCAACAGCCATCAATTGACTCTGGCTGAATTCGTAAACCATGTTATTCCCAAAAGTTTATTTGAAGCTTTAGCAAACAACGAAATACTCCAAATATTAGTCTTTGCAGTTATTTTCGGTGTTGCATTAGCCTCTTTCGCAGAAAAAGGCACCTCTATAACCAAAGCTCTGGATATAGTAACACATGTAATACTGAAAATAGTAAGTTATATCATGTGGGTTGCTCCGATTGCTGTATTCGGAACAATTACGGCAGCGGTTTCCTCACATGGCTTATCGGTATTTAAACTCTACGCAAATTTCCTTGCGGCGTTTGCCATAGGTATGGTTTCGCTCTGGATAGTACTTATACTCGTTGGTTACATCATTCTAGGCAATAGAGTATTTGCTTTAATTAAAACAATAAAAAGCCCTCTTCTGATAGCATTCTCTACAACCAGTAGCGAAGCTGTATTTCCCAAGTTGGTGGATGAACTCGAAAAATTCGGTTGTAACCCCAAGATAGTATCTTTTATTTTACCGTTGGGTTATTCCTTTAATCTCGATGGCAGTATGATGTACATGACGTTTGCAAGTATATTCATCGCTCAGCTATATGGAGTAGAAATGAGTTTGTCTACTCAATTAATAATGCTTCTTGTTTTAATGCTTACAAGTAAAGGTATAGCAGGCGTACCCCGTGCATCATTGATAATAATTGTAGCCACTTGTTCTATGTTTGGAATCCCGCCCGAAGGAGTTGCTTTACTGATTCCCATTGATCACTTTTGTGATATGGCACGTAGCATGACAAATGTATTGGGTAATGCCCTAGCAACAACAGTAGTCAGCAAATGGGAGAAAAATGCGGATGCCTGA
- the leuS gene encoding leucine--tRNA ligase, whose product MEYNFKEIEKRWQDFWVKNETYKVSEEPNKPKYYVLDMFPYPSGAGLHVGHPLGYIASDIYARHKRLQGFNVLHPMGYDAYGLPAEQYAIQTGQHPVITTNQNINRYKEQLDKIGFSFDWNREIRTCEPEYYKWTQWAFIQMFNSYFCNDEQQARPIEELIQVFESQGTKDMNIACSEELSFSADEWNAKSEKEQQEILLNYRIAYLGETMVNWCPALGTVLANDEVINGLSERGGYPVEQRKMRQWCLRVSAYAQRLLDGLEKIDWTDSIKETQKNWIGRSEGAEMKFNVKDSDLLLEIFTTRADTVFGVTFMVLAPESDYVAQLTTAEQKAEVDAYLAATKKRTERERLADKKISGVFTGSYAINPMNGKEIPIWISDYVLAGYGTGAIMAVPAHDSRDYAFAKHFSLPIIPLVEGCDVSQESYDAKEGIVTNSDFLNGLTVKEAIEKAKEYIKEHNLGHVKTNYRLRDAIFSRQRYWGEPFPVYYKDGLPYILPIDKLPLELPEVDKFLPTETGEPPLGRATNWAWDTVNEKVVSVTEINNTTIFQLELNTMPGFAGSSAYYLRYMDPHNDKALVSKESNEYWRSVDLYIGGTEHATGHLIYSRFWNKFLYDINVSCEDEPFKKLINQGMIQGRSNFVYRINGTNKFVSLNLKDQYDTTAIHVDVNIVDNDILDVDKFKIWRPDYAEAEFMLEDDKYICGYGVEKMSKSLHNVVNPDDIVEKYGADTLRLYEMFLGPLELSKPWDTNGIDGVHRFLRRLWALFYKGDEFVVVDEAPIKDELKSLHKLIKKISFDIENFSFNTSVSASMICVNELTSLKCNKKAILNDLVILLAPFAPHIAEELWHSLGNTTTVCDAVWPQYNEEYLVESVINYTISFNGKARFTIEFAADASNEEIEKTVMAHSNSAKWMEGKTPKKVIIVPKKIVNIVL is encoded by the coding sequence ATGGAGTATAATTTCAAAGAAATAGAAAAACGTTGGCAGGACTTTTGGGTTAAGAATGAGACCTATAAAGTGAGTGAAGAACCCAATAAGCCTAAGTATTATGTCCTCGATATGTTTCCTTATCCTTCGGGAGCAGGTTTACACGTAGGGCATCCTCTGGGTTATATAGCTTCGGATATATACGCCCGTCATAAACGTCTCCAGGGCTTCAATGTTTTACATCCGATGGGCTATGATGCTTACGGGCTTCCTGCTGAGCAATACGCTATACAAACCGGACAGCATCCTGTGATAACTACCAATCAGAATATCAATCGATATAAGGAACAATTGGATAAAATTGGCTTCTCTTTTGATTGGAACCGTGAAATCCGTACTTGTGAACCCGAATATTATAAATGGACTCAGTGGGCATTTATTCAAATGTTCAACTCATACTTTTGTAACGATGAGCAACAAGCTCGTCCGATTGAAGAGTTGATTCAGGTTTTTGAATCTCAGGGAACAAAAGATATGAATATTGCTTGCAGTGAGGAATTGTCTTTCTCTGCTGATGAATGGAATGCAAAATCGGAAAAAGAGCAACAAGAAATATTACTGAATTATCGTATTGCTTATTTGGGTGAAACGATGGTTAACTGGTGTCCGGCTTTGGGTACGGTTCTAGCAAATGATGAGGTAATCAATGGTTTGTCTGAGCGTGGAGGATATCCTGTGGAACAACGTAAAATGCGTCAATGGTGTTTGCGTGTATCAGCTTATGCTCAACGTTTGTTAGACGGATTGGAGAAAATAGATTGGACTGATTCGATTAAAGAGACCCAAAAAAACTGGATCGGAAGATCGGAAGGTGCTGAAATGAAATTCAATGTAAAAGACTCGGATCTTTTACTCGAAATATTTACTACTCGTGCTGATACTGTATTTGGAGTAACCTTTATGGTGCTTGCTCCCGAAAGCGATTATGTAGCTCAATTAACTACTGCAGAACAAAAAGCGGAAGTTGATGCTTATTTGGCTGCTACTAAAAAACGTACCGAAAGAGAACGTTTGGCAGACAAAAAGATATCGGGCGTGTTTACAGGCTCGTATGCAATTAATCCGATGAACGGTAAAGAAATTCCCATCTGGATTTCCGATTATGTACTTGCCGGATATGGTACAGGGGCTATTATGGCTGTGCCTGCACACGATAGTCGTGACTATGCTTTTGCTAAACATTTCAGTTTGCCCATCATTCCTCTAGTAGAAGGTTGCGATGTGTCGCAAGAAAGCTACGATGCCAAAGAAGGTATTGTGACTAACTCTGATTTCTTAAATGGCTTGACTGTAAAAGAAGCCATTGAGAAAGCAAAAGAATACATCAAAGAGCATAACTTAGGTCATGTAAAAACCAATTATCGTTTGCGTGATGCGATATTTTCGCGTCAACGTTATTGGGGAGAGCCCTTCCCTGTATATTACAAGGATGGTCTGCCTTACATACTGCCGATTGATAAATTACCTCTTGAGCTACCCGAAGTTGATAAATTTTTGCCAACTGAAACGGGTGAACCTCCGTTAGGGCGTGCAACCAATTGGGCTTGGGATACTGTGAACGAAAAAGTAGTTTCAGTAACAGAAATCAATAATACAACTATATTCCAATTGGAATTGAATACTATGCCCGGATTCGCAGGATCTTCGGCTTATTATTTGAGATACATGGATCCGCATAACGATAAAGCTTTGGTTTCTAAAGAATCAAATGAGTATTGGAGAAGTGTCGATCTATACATCGGTGGAACTGAGCATGCTACGGGTCACTTGATTTACAGTCGTTTTTGGAATAAATTCTTATACGACATCAATGTATCATGTGAAGACGAGCCTTTCAAAAAACTGATTAATCAAGGAATGATTCAAGGGCGAAGCAATTTTGTGTACCGTATTAATGGTACAAATAAATTTGTGTCTTTGAATTTGAAAGATCAATATGATACTACAGCTATTCACGTAGATGTAAATATTGTAGATAACGATATACTGGATGTTGACAAATTCAAAATTTGGCGTCCGGATTATGCTGAGGCTGAATTTATGCTAGAAGATGATAAATATATTTGCGGTTATGGAGTTGAGAAAATGTCCAAATCATTGCATAATGTTGTAAACCCTGATGATATTGTTGAAAAATATGGTGCTGATACACTTCGCTTGTACGAAATGTTTTTAGGTCCATTAGAATTATCTAAGCCTTGGGATACAAATGGTATTGATGGAGTACATCGATTTTTACGCAGACTTTGGGCTTTATTCTATAAAGGAGATGAGTTTGTAGTAGTTGATGAAGCCCCCATAAAAGATGAATTGAAATCTCTTCATAAGTTGATTAAGAAAATATCTTTCGATATTGAGAATTTCTCATTCAATACTTCTGTGTCAGCTTCTATGATTTGTGTAAATGAACTTACATCGCTTAAATGTAACAAAAAGGCAATATTGAATGACTTGGTTATTCTTTTAGCTCCTTTTGCACCTCATATTGCAGAAGAATTGTGGCATTCATTAGGAAATACAACTACAGTATGTGATGCTGTATGGCCTCAATACAATGAAGAATATCTGGTTGAAAGTGTAATTAATTACACCATTTCATTTAATGGAAAAGCACGTTTTACAATCGAGTTTGCGGCTGATGCTTCTAATGAGGAAATTGAAAAAACGGTTATGGCACATAGCAATTCGGCAAAATGGATGGAAGGCAAGACTCCTAAGAAAGTAATTATTGTACCTAAGAAAATAGTAAATATAGTACTCTGA
- a CDS encoding riboflavin synthase, which produces MFSGIVEEAAKVVAIRKENENIHLTINCSFVKELKIDQSIAHNGVCLTVVDLTEDTYTVTAIKETLDRSNLGLLKINDKVNLERSMLMNGRLDGHIVQGHVDQTARCSKIDEADGSWYFTFEYDYDKEMAKKGYLTVDKGSATVNGVSLTVFNTTDNSFQVAIIPYTFEHTNFHQFKVGSVVNLEFDIIGKYISRIAAIR; this is translated from the coding sequence ATGTTTTCAGGAATAGTAGAAGAGGCGGCAAAAGTAGTAGCCATACGTAAGGAGAATGAGAATATTCATTTAACAATTAACTGCTCTTTTGTAAAAGAATTAAAGATCGATCAAAGCATTGCCCACAATGGGGTATGCCTTACAGTTGTTGATCTAACAGAGGATACGTATACTGTTACAGCTATTAAAGAAACTTTGGACAGATCGAACTTAGGCTTGCTTAAGATCAATGACAAAGTTAATCTCGAAAGAAGCATGCTTATGAATGGCAGACTGGATGGACATATTGTACAAGGACATGTTGATCAAACTGCTCGTTGTTCTAAGATTGATGAAGCAGATGGCAGCTGGTATTTTACTTTCGAGTATGACTATGATAAAGAAATGGCAAAAAAAGGTTACTTAACCGTAGACAAAGGATCGGCAACAGTAAACGGAGTAAGTCTTACCGTATTTAACACTACCGACAATTCATTCCAGGTAGCAATCATTCCTTATACATTCGAACACACAAATTTCCACCAATTTAAAGTTGGAAGTGTAGTTAACTTAGAGTTCGATATCATAGGAAAATACATCAGTAGAATAGCTGCTATAAGATAA